A window from Thermomonas aquatica encodes these proteins:
- a CDS encoding heme biosynthesis HemY N-terminal domain-containing protein → MNLFRSVLFWLVLAVLGALLAQVLLQDPGYVLVRYRGSDYTTTVAAGLGILLAALFVLVLAWNLLRLPFRAWKRHRERQARAKLTEGLAAYQRGDYARAEQLLKQAADNGDAEAVARAHAARAAQARGDDAAAAAHAHALGERHPAAQAVLLAQQALARGDASAALAALDAPNAQPLPPRGLRLRADALAAAGRSHEAYGLLGALRQQQALPATQLDALQADLAARSLQEAGDANALADRWDALPQALRTTPAVVAAYARRAAALRWDEAATRSLEQALDAQWSEELAELYGRLPVSRLEHRRTQVERWLPAHPSSPALLLSAARIAQTQGQWPQADSWLHRAIGHGAGAPAWEALGDGALQAGDESRARLAYANALRSQRGDALHELPGRDLRQQIADTAAIEERDEHGMPRLRGVSRDFEQR, encoded by the coding sequence ATGAACCTGTTCCGCAGCGTGCTGTTCTGGCTGGTGCTGGCGGTGCTCGGCGCGCTGCTGGCGCAGGTGTTGCTGCAGGATCCGGGCTATGTGCTGGTGCGTTACCGCGGCAGCGACTACACCACCACCGTCGCCGCCGGCCTCGGCATCCTGCTGGCGGCGCTGTTCGTCCTGGTGCTGGCGTGGAACCTGCTGCGGCTGCCGTTCCGCGCGTGGAAGCGGCATCGCGAACGCCAGGCCCGCGCGAAACTCACCGAAGGCCTGGCCGCCTACCAGCGCGGCGATTACGCGCGTGCCGAACAGCTGCTGAAGCAGGCCGCGGACAACGGCGATGCCGAGGCCGTGGCGCGCGCGCATGCCGCACGCGCGGCGCAGGCGCGCGGCGACGATGCCGCCGCCGCCGCACATGCACATGCCCTGGGCGAACGCCACCCAGCCGCGCAGGCGGTGCTGCTCGCCCAGCAGGCGCTGGCGCGCGGCGATGCCAGCGCCGCACTGGCCGCGCTCGATGCGCCCAATGCGCAGCCACTGCCGCCACGCGGCCTGCGCCTGCGCGCCGATGCATTGGCCGCGGCCGGCCGCAGCCACGAGGCCTACGGCCTGCTCGGCGCGCTGCGCCAGCAACAGGCGCTGCCGGCGACGCAGCTGGATGCGCTGCAGGCCGACCTGGCCGCCCGATCGCTGCAAGAGGCCGGCGACGCGAACGCGCTGGCGGATCGCTGGGATGCGCTGCCGCAAGCGTTGCGCACCACGCCTGCGGTGGTCGCGGCGTATGCGCGGCGCGCGGCGGCGCTGCGCTGGGACGAGGCGGCGACGCGCAGCCTGGAACAGGCATTGGATGCGCAATGGAGCGAGGAGCTCGCGGAGCTGTACGGACGCTTGCCGGTATCGCGCCTCGAGCATCGCCGCACGCAGGTCGAGCGCTGGCTGCCCGCCCATCCGTCCAGCCCGGCGCTGCTGCTGTCCGCCGCGCGCATCGCGCAGACGCAGGGGCAATGGCCGCAGGCGGACAGCTGGCTGCATCGCGCGATCGGCCACGGCGCGGGCGCGCCGGCGTGGGAAGCGTTGGGCGATGGCGCGCTGCAAGCCGGCGACGAATCGCGCGCGCGCCTGGCCTATGCCAACGCCCTGCGCAGCCAGCGCGGCGATGCCCTGCACGAACTCCCGGGCCGCGACCTGCGCCAGCAGATCGCCGACACCGCGGCGATCGAGGAACGCGACGAACACGGGATGCCGCGGCTGCGGGGGGTGAGCAGGGATTTCGAGCAGCGTTAG
- a CDS encoding uroporphyrinogen-III C-methyltransferase, with the protein MDASPSPAAAPPGRSRAGGLLLLLLFAIALAAAAWYGLQQWRSQQARIAEQALQLREAEQARIDALRNAQQAQAQRLQQAEATNRVLRDELLGIGQRAALLEDSVSKLADPDRHGAQSLRLDEIELLLGIGQQRLQLADDVDGARRALALAAPLLAGIDDPAYLNLRQTLAQEQAAMEALGADPRVHANALLEKLTTGVQAAPSAGTASDARAPWYERLLARVIRVQPTAGSGLQQRPDREAALAALQVEASLARAAIERRDGAALGIALARIDAGLQRLLAGSPALPQKRRVVAELRASPLRADSPLSGTTLQQLRALRGQ; encoded by the coding sequence GTGGACGCATCGCCTTCCCCCGCCGCCGCACCGCCCGGGCGCTCGCGCGCCGGCGGCCTGTTGTTGCTGCTGCTGTTCGCCATCGCGCTGGCCGCCGCGGCCTGGTACGGCCTGCAACAGTGGCGTTCGCAGCAGGCGCGGATCGCCGAACAGGCCTTGCAGCTGCGCGAAGCGGAGCAGGCGCGGATCGATGCCCTGCGCAACGCGCAGCAGGCGCAGGCGCAGCGCCTGCAACAGGCGGAGGCGACCAACCGGGTACTGCGCGACGAACTGCTCGGCATCGGCCAGCGCGCCGCCCTGCTCGAGGACAGCGTATCGAAACTGGCCGATCCCGACCGCCATGGCGCGCAATCGTTGCGGCTGGACGAGATCGAATTGCTGCTCGGCATCGGCCAGCAACGCCTGCAATTGGCGGATGACGTCGACGGCGCGCGCCGCGCGCTGGCGCTGGCCGCGCCGCTGCTGGCCGGGATCGACGATCCGGCCTATCTCAACCTGCGGCAGACGCTGGCCCAGGAGCAGGCGGCGATGGAAGCGCTGGGCGCGGATCCGCGCGTCCATGCGAATGCCTTGCTGGAGAAACTGACGACCGGCGTGCAGGCCGCGCCGAGCGCAGGCACGGCCAGCGACGCGCGCGCGCCCTGGTACGAACGCCTGCTGGCGCGGGTGATCCGCGTGCAGCCCACCGCCGGCAGCGGCCTGCAACAGCGCCCGGACCGCGAGGCCGCACTGGCCGCATTGCAGGTCGAAGCCAGCCTGGCGCGCGCGGCGATCGAACGCCGCGACGGCGCCGCGCTCGGCATCGCGCTGGCGCGCATCGACGCCGGGCTGCAGCGCCTGCTGGCCGGTTCGCCGGCCTTGCCGCAGAAGCGCCGCGTCGTCGCCGAACTCAGGGCCTCGCCGCTGCGCGCGGACTCGCCCCTGTCCGGCACCACGCTGCAACAATTGCGCGCCCTGCGCGGGCAATGA
- a CDS encoding uroporphyrinogen-III synthase, protein MPRIADQALPLQDWCVLSLRPRGQHASLRAAAARLGARTLALSPFAIEARSDAATRAALRQASGGDIVLYTSPNAVAMAAAMQALRPRRGQVVLAVGSGTARALRRHGVDARAPRRMDSEGLLAMAELGAVAQRRIGLVTGSGGRNLLAPALRGRGAEVLRADVYARVALPPAPQALERLRIALADPRRLLLPLGSGEALQQAMAALPAPLRKPFARVAVVAAGARLAAVARDAGFRRIAIAADARPGSLLRAAAGTFG, encoded by the coding sequence ATGCCGCGCATTGCCGATCAAGCACTTCCGCTTCAAGACTGGTGCGTACTGTCGCTGCGTCCGCGCGGACAGCACGCCAGCCTGCGCGCCGCGGCGGCGCGCCTGGGCGCACGCACCCTGGCGTTGTCGCCGTTCGCGATCGAAGCCCGTTCCGATGCGGCGACGCGCGCCGCATTGCGGCAAGCATCGGGTGGCGACATCGTGCTCTACACCAGTCCGAATGCGGTCGCGATGGCGGCGGCGATGCAAGCGCTGCGGCCGCGCCGCGGACAGGTCGTGCTGGCGGTCGGCAGCGGCACCGCGCGCGCGCTGCGGCGGCACGGCGTCGATGCGCGGGCACCGCGACGGATGGACAGCGAAGGCCTGCTGGCGATGGCGGAACTCGGCGCGGTCGCGCAGCGCCGCATCGGCCTGGTCACCGGCAGCGGCGGACGCAACCTGCTGGCGCCGGCCCTGCGCGGGCGCGGCGCCGAGGTGTTGCGGGCGGACGTGTATGCGCGGGTCGCGTTGCCGCCCGCGCCGCAGGCGCTGGAAAGGCTGCGCATCGCACTGGCCGATCCGCGGCGCCTGCTGCTGCCGCTGGGCAGCGGCGAGGCCTTGCAGCAGGCGATGGCCGCGCTGCCGGCGCCGCTGCGCAAACCGTTCGCCCGGGTCGCGGTCGTTGCCGCCGGCGCGCGGCTGGCCGCGGTCGCGCGCGACGCCGGTTTCCGCCGCATCGCGATCGCCGCCGACGCGCGCCCCGGCTCGCTGCTGCGCGCCGCGGCCGGGACCTTCGGCTAG
- a CDS encoding YiiD C-terminal domain-containing protein, producing MKHNDSPLVALAAHFAGMPPVAALDPAIAAWGDGHLRLSAPLSANVNDKGCAFGGSLVSLMTIGAWGLVFLELAQAGIEADIFVADSRVRYLKPVFEDIVVEAGFDDAGERASLVDVLRKQGRASIRLKSESLLADGGVAASFVGRYVAILRD from the coding sequence ATGAAGCACAACGATTCCCCGCTGGTCGCGCTCGCCGCGCATTTCGCCGGCATGCCGCCGGTCGCGGCGCTCGATCCCGCCATCGCCGCCTGGGGCGATGGCCACCTGCGCCTGTCCGCGCCGCTTTCCGCCAACGTCAACGACAAGGGCTGCGCCTTCGGCGGCAGCCTGGTCTCGCTGATGACCATCGGCGCCTGGGGGCTGGTGTTCCTGGAGCTGGCGCAGGCCGGCATCGAGGCCGACATCTTCGTCGCCGACAGCCGGGTGCGTTACCTGAAGCCGGTGTTCGAGGACATCGTGGTCGAGGCGGGCTTCGACGATGCCGGCGAGCGCGCGAGCCTGGTCGACGTCCTGCGCAAGCAGGGCCGCGCCAGCATTCGCCTGAAATCGGAATCGCTGCTCGCCGATGGCGGGGTGGCGGCCAGCTTCGTCGGCCGTTACGTGGCGATCTTGCGCGATTGA